In one window of Epinephelus fuscoguttatus linkage group LG20, E.fuscoguttatus.final_Chr_v1 DNA:
- the LOC125880710 gene encoding cerebellar degeneration-related protein 2-like, which produces MLNSGTMEEFVTEEEEPWYDQQDLEQDLHLAAELGKTLLERNKELEDSLQQMYITNEEQVQEIEYLTKQLEVLRDMNEQHAKVYEQLDGTARELERTNHTLVMDSKSSQQKIESLTGTIETLQNQVESLSGQVEQLRSMEQLRVRREKRERRKTIHSFPCLRELCTAPRYEDEFVVGRAESFTVDTKRPPFEEENQHLREAVSALRAAARTERGRREGVERECNLLLAEFSRLQTRVQDAESCQARVRELEVELQELQQLRRARTFLLSSEDDGVTITQTVLNSTPETDTFLEVEVGETGGGVREETEGGGGVGGEALPESSPVRKSCSDTALNAIVARDASGRRRGSYALHANSVRKRGMSILREVDEQYHALLEKYEELLGKCRRHEESLCHAGVQTSRPVSRDPSMKDCAMGPTPAPPPTPTQSPSTPEAIESISKQVEQVDKRLGQNTPEYKALFKEIFSRIQKTKMDIKATKAAKASKSGKSGKSSKH; this is translated from the exons ACCTCCACTTGGCAGCAGAGCTGGGGAAGACACTGCTGGAGAGGAACAAAGAGCTGGAGGATTCCCTGCAGCAGATGTACATCACTAATGAAGAGCAAGTGCAAGAGATTGAG TACTTGACAAAGCAGCTGGAGGTCCTTCGGGACATGAACGAGCAGCATGCCAAAGTGTACGAGCAGCTGGACGGTACTGCCAGAGAGCTGGAACGCACCAACCACACACTAGTGATGGACAGTAAGAGCTCACAACAAAAGATAGAGAG TTTAACAGGGACCATTGAGACTTTGCAGAACCAGGTGGAATCTCTCTCAGGGCAGGTGGAGCAGCTTCGCTCCATGGAGCAGCTGCGAGTCAGGAGGGAAAAGAGGGAACGACGCAAGACCATTCACTCCTTCCCTTGCCTGAGGGAGCTTTGCACAGCACCCAG GTATGAGGATGAGTTTGTAGTGGGCAGGGCTGAGAGCTTTACAGTGGATACAAAGCGTCCACCATTTGAAGAAGAGAACCAGCATCTGAGGGAGGCGGTATCGGCTCTACGAGCGGCTGCCCGTACTGAGAGAGGTCGTAGGGAGGGGGTGGAGAGAGAGTGCAACCTCCTTCTTGCAGAGTTCTCCCGCCTGCAGACACGGGTGCAG GATGCTGAGAGCTGCCAGGCGAGGGTACGGGAGTTGGAGGTGGAGCtacaggagctgcagcagctacGTCGTGCTCGGACTTTCctgctgagcagcgaggatgatGGTGTGACTATTACCCAGACTGTCCTCAACAGCACCCCAGAGACTGACACCTTCCTGGAAGTTGAGGTTGGGGAGACAGGTGGCGGCGTGAGGGAGGAGACTGAAGGCGGAGGAGGTGTGGGAGGGGAGGCTCTCCCTGAGTCCAGCCCTGTGAGGAAAAGCTGCAGTGACACGGCGCTCAATGCCATCGTGGCCCGCGATGCGTCCGGCCGCAGGAGGGGAAGCTACGCTCTCCACGCCAACAGCGTGAGGAAAAGAGGGATGTCCATCCTCAGGGAGGTGGATGAGCAGTACCACGCCTTACTGGAGAAATATGAAGAGTTGTTAGGGAAGTGTAGGCGCCACGAGGAGAGTCTGTGCCACGCCGGGGTCCAGACTTCCAGACCCGTATCCAGAGACCCGTCCATGAAAGACTGTGCCATGGGCCCCACCCCGGCACCTCCTCCTACCCCTACCCAGTCGCCCTCCACCCCTGAGGCCATTGAGAGCATCAGTAAGCAGGTGGAGCAAGTGGATAAGAGGCTGGGACAGAACACTCCAGAGTACAAGGCCCTTTTTAAGGAGATCTTCTCTCGTATCCAGAAGACCAAGATGGACATCAAAGCTACCAAAGCGGCTAAGGCTAGCAAATCTGGCAAATCTGGCAAGTCTAGTAAACACTAG